A genomic window from Leptospira andrefontaineae includes:
- the rsgA gene encoding ribosome small subunit-dependent GTPase A: MSTSTIPVKEFFTIARVFGAFYDLYSPERGRVRAVLRGRLRNIAAKERHPFVVGDRVCAMESGGEWAIEERLSRKNELLRKSKEGDAQVLCANVDQIAVLASLKDPETKDGFLDRCLAAAYLSQVPPLIIFTKSDLVDQETAIRRSSIYKNLGYDIIIVSCQTGQGLEELCSKFSSKTTYLVGNSGVGKSSLVNVLSDRELQKTSQVSLSTKKGKHTTTNSNFLVLEDNIVLIDSPGIKEWGILHLSKGEILESYPELRKYKEECDISDCCDAGPGCKMLFSMGEATDISTERRKSLESMLASLENPFRITRRDHLKNESKS, from the coding sequence ATGTCTACTTCCACGATTCCAGTAAAGGAGTTTTTTACGATAGCAAGGGTCTTTGGCGCCTTCTATGATTTGTATTCTCCAGAAAGAGGAAGAGTAAGAGCCGTACTTAGAGGAAGGCTCAGAAATATTGCCGCAAAAGAAAGACATCCCTTTGTTGTAGGCGACAGAGTTTGTGCGATGGAATCAGGCGGAGAATGGGCGATCGAAGAAAGATTGTCCCGTAAAAATGAACTTCTACGTAAAAGTAAAGAGGGGGATGCACAGGTACTTTGTGCGAATGTGGATCAAATCGCCGTACTTGCCTCTTTAAAAGATCCTGAAACTAAAGATGGATTCTTGGATCGTTGTTTGGCGGCCGCGTATCTTTCTCAGGTCCCTCCCCTAATTATATTCACAAAATCGGATTTAGTGGATCAAGAAACTGCGATTAGACGCTCTTCCATTTATAAAAATCTCGGCTACGATATAATCATTGTTTCTTGCCAGACCGGCCAAGGTCTAGAAGAATTATGTTCTAAGTTTTCGTCCAAAACCACCTACCTGGTTGGAAATTCAGGAGTCGGAAAATCTAGCTTAGTAAACGTCTTATCCGACAGGGAATTGCAAAAAACTTCTCAGGTCAGTCTTTCTACAAAGAAGGGTAAACATACTACTACAAACTCTAACTTTCTGGTCCTGGAAGATAATATCGTGTTAATCGATTCTCCAGGTATCAAAGAATGGGGGATCTTACACTTGTCCAAAGGTGAGATCTTAGAAAGTTACCCGGAATTGAGAAAGTATAAAGAAGAATGTGATATTTCCGACTGTTGTGACGCAGGCCCTGGATGCAAAATGTTGTTTTCTATGGGAGAAGCGACCGATATAAGTACGGAAAGAAGAAAGAGCTTGGAATCTATGCTTGCAAGCTTGGAAAACCCGTTTAGAATCACACGTAGAGATCACTTAAAGAATGAAAGTAAATCCTAA